A single genomic interval of Syngnathoides biaculeatus isolate LvHL_M chromosome 1, ASM1980259v1, whole genome shotgun sequence harbors:
- the LOC133490390 gene encoding fer3-like protein, translating into MEMHSRLFDSTLLHLVSDVSLMDFPQKQQVDDSPSSDTSWSPERTVCMPGHPGINQGGRGGGGRPGRSRRRRIITVVQRQAANVRERRRMFSLNEAFDALRKKVPTFAYEKRLSRIETLRLAIVYISFMKDLLENT; encoded by the coding sequence ATGGAGATGCACAGTCGCCTATTTGACTCCACTTTGCTCCACCTTGTCAGTGATGTCAGCCTGATGGATTTCCCGCAGAAGCAGCAGGTGGATGATAGCCCATCCAGCGACACGTCCTGGAGCCCAGAGCGCACCGTGTGCATGCCCGGTCACCCGGGGATCAACCAgggagggagaggaggaggaggacgaccaGGCAGGTCCAGGCGGAGGAGGATCATCACGGTGGTACAGCGGCAGGCAGCGAATGTGCGGGAGCGGAGACGGATGTTTAGTCTGAACGAGGCCTTCGACGCGCTCAGGAAGAAAGTGCCGACTTTTGCCTACGAGAAGAGACTCTCGCGCATCGAGACGCTGCGGCTTGCCATCGTCTACATCTCCTTTATGAAGGATCTGTTGGAGAACACGTGA